CGCAGTGCGTGACGTGCCACAACGGCAACTATAAGCCGCTGTACGGGGCGCAGATGGTGAAGGACTACCCTGCCCTCTGGGGTCGGGCGGATTGGAACGGCGTGCCCTTCCAGGGGCTCTCGCCGAAGGCGGACACCACGTCTGCCGGTGCGGCTCCGGCCGCTCCTGCCGCCGCCGCACCGGTACCGGCCGTGAAGCGCAGCAGTGCGCGGACCGTGCCTGCGCCGACCGTGATTGGCGGTGCCGTGGGCAGCCCGAACACGCCGAAGTAAGAGCAGTACCGCGCTTCCGCGCACAGGGCCCCTGGCCCACCGCGCGATCGACCCCGTAGTGCCGACTCGGTACTACGGGGTTTCGCGTATCGGCAGTGTGCGGCAGACATCCGGATCGTGACGCACCAACGTAGAGTTCCTGTATCCGCGCGTGACGTCGTCGTCCACGAAACCTCCGTCGCCCCGTCCGCATTCATCTCGCGAGAGCCGGTGCATCGGCCGCCCCCTTTTCCGCCCTCCGAGCGAGCCTTCCCGTGTCCACCCGTCGCCTTCCCGTTTACATCCTCGCCGACGTTTCCGGCTCGATGCAGGGTACCCCCATCGAGTCCGTGAAGTCCGGGATCCGGCAGCTCCATCGCGATCTGCTCGGTGATCCGCAGGCGATCGAGAGTGCCTATCTCTCGGTGCTCACGTTCTCGAATTCCGCCCAGCAGCTCGTACCGCTGACGGAAGTCGCGATGTTCAATCCGCCGGAGTTGCAGGCCAGCGGACAGACGAACTTCGGAGACGGCCTGCGCCTATTGCTCGAGGTGTTCGAGCGCGAGTTGGTGCGCACCACAGCCGATCAGAAGGGTGACTGGCGTCCGCTGGTCTTTATTCTCTCCGACGGCGCGCCCACCGATGTCGACTGGCCCGTCTATGCGCAGCAGCTCCGCGAACGGCGCCCGGCCAACATCATCGCCGTCGCGTGCGGCGACCAAGCCGATGTCGAGGCGCTCAAACAGGTCACCGAGATCGTGATTCAGATGCAGGACATGTCGCCCGACGCCTTCAAGGCCTTCTTCCGCTTCGTGTCGGCGTCGGTGAAACAGACGAGCGCGAAGGTGGGCGCGATGGCCGACGGCGGTGGCATAACGCTGCCGCCTCCGCCGCCCGGCATCACGATCGTACCGTAAACGCGTGCCCGACGAAACTTCGGAATCCGAGACACGCGATACGCTGCTACCCGAGGTCCCGGTGGCAGCACCGGTGGCCGCGGAGCCCGCGCGCGCCATCTGGACGGTCACCCCGCCGATCTCGCCGTGGTGCCCTGCGGAATGGAGCGCGCATCTCGACGCGGTCGCTCCGGGGCTGGTGCGCCCCGACGCGCACGGCCCACTGGCCGAGGCCACCGGCATGCGCGCGGCCCGCGACGGCTGGTCGTTGCTGGTGGCCTCGCGACGCGGCCGCCTGCACGCGCATCGTGGCGATCATCGGGAAGATGCCGGTCAGCTGCTCCTCTTCGATCACGGCTGGTGCGCCGCAGTGGCCGATGGCGCGGGTTCAGCCACGTACAGTCGCCTCGGCGCCGCGATTGCCACGCACGTGGCGACGCACACGGTACGGGAGACCTTGCACCACGGACACGCCGACACCACGCAACCGTCGCTGCTGGGTCGCGCCCTCGAGGCCGGTGCCACGGCGGCCAATCATGCGCTACGCGACTTCGCCGCGAAGTGTGGGCTCGCGCTGCGCGATCTGCGCACCACGTTGCTCGTCGCCGCGCATCACGGCGGCCGAATCGGCTTACTACAGGTGGGCGATGGCGCGTCGGCGTGGCTCAACGCCGATGGCACCGTCTCCCAACCACTCAGCGGGGCGATCACCGAGTTCTCGGGCGAAGTGGCGCACTTTCTTCCCGACGATGGCGCCATCGAACACTTGGTGCAGTCGTTGGTGATCCGCGATGCGGCGCACTGCGCGGCACTCATACTCGCCACCGACGGCGTGGAAGATCCGTGGTATCCGTTCACGCGGCATGCGGGCCCGCTCTACGCGCAACTGCTGCATGGCGTGAACGACGCCGTGAGCGCCGGCGGTGTGACGTCGTCGCATCCGGCCCCGGTGTTGAGCGCCTCCGATCCGGTGCATGCGCTCATCGAGTGGCTGGCCTTCGAGAAGCGCGGCGAGAATGACGATCGCACGTTGTGCGTGATCCGCCAGGACGGCGTCGCATGGGCACCGTAAGCTGTCGCCTGACCGATGGGCGTGTGCTGCAGCTGGAAGACGAACCGGTGGGCACCGGCGCCGAGAAGCGAGTGTTCCTCACCCGTGATCGGCAGTATGCCGTGGGCTTCTACTACGGGTCGCTGAGCGATCGCCGTGAGCGCGTCGATCGGCTCACGCGCATTCTCACGAACTACAATCCCACCCTCGCCGCCAACGGCGCCTACTGGACACCGTACTACTCGTGGCCGGTCGGCATGGTGGACGGCGAGCACGCCGTCCCCACGGACTTCGTGCGCAAGCAGCAACTGGTGTGGCCACCACTCGGTGTCGTCACGCCCACCTATCGCCCCAACTTCTACTTCGCCGATCGTTTCGGCACGAAGCAGGAGAAAGAGGTGCGTTGGTTCACCGGCGGTAAGGCATCGAAGTTCGTGCCGCAGGCCGAAGCGGGATCACTGCTCACGCGTATGCAGATTGCCGTGCGTTTGGCGCGCGCGGTGCGTCGACTGCATATGGCAGGACTCGCACACGCCGACCTGTCGAACAAGAACGTGTTGGTCGATCCCAAGGCCGGCGACGCGTGCATCATCGACATCGACTCACTCGTGGTGCCTGGTGTGGCGCCGCCATCGGTGCTCGGCACACCCGGGTACATCGCACCTGAGGTGCTGGCCAACAAGGCGCAGCCGTCGATCGCGACCGACAAGCACGCGTTGGCGGTGCTGCTCTACGAGCTGTTACTCGAACGCCACCCGCTGCAGGGCAAGAAGGTGAACAGCTCGCGGTCCGCCGAGGAAGACGAAACGCTTTCCATGGGCGCGCAGGCGCTGTTCGTGGAGCATCCCACCGATCGGCGTAATCCGTCGGTGAAAGCCATCGATGTGCCATATACGCGCCTGGGCCCGGCCTTGGCCCAATGTTTCACGCGCACGTTCGTGGATGGATTGCATGCACCTTCCAAGCGCGCGGATGCTGCCGAGTGGGAGCTGGCGTTGTATCGCACGATGCAGCGCATGCACCCGTTGCCGTCGGGCAAGTGGACGATTGTCGGTGCCGGCTTGCCGAATACGTCGTTGCGTGGCGACGAGCGACTGGCGGGCACCCCGCTGGTCGCGCAGCTCTGGCGTGACACCGATCGCGGCATGGTGGACGAGAAGGATCAGCTCGTGCTCTGGCATCACCTCATGCTGCACGACTGGCATCTGTGTCTCGGCACACTACCGGATGAGCGGGCGGATCGCACACCGCGCGGGTACGTGGCACAACACGGTGGCAAGTGGTGGCTGGTGAACACCAGCGACACGCCGTGGTATGTAGAGGGCGGCGCGGCCATTGGCCGCAATGCGTCGGTAGAGTGCGTGAGCGGGCTCGCGTTGCGTATCAGCGATGCGGTCCCGGCGCGCGTGCTGCGCTTCAGCCACGTGGGCTGATTCCGACCTCGGACTCGATCCCCTCTTCGCGTCTCATGACACCGCCTGTCCCGCCGCTTGGCTCGCCGGCCGTTCACGATTCCGACGCATTTCAGCGCGTGGGGCGCGCGCTGATCACGTGCTGGCCGCTGTGGTCGGCGGAACCGGACGTCGGCGATCGCGCCGTGCGCGTAGGGAGGCAACGCAATCGGCTACTCGACGAGACGGGCAGTGATCATCGTCCGCTGGTCGACTTGCTGCTCGACCTCGGCCACACCATCCGCCCCACGCTGCAACGCATCACGCTCACGCCACTCTCGGCATCGGCGTGGGACACGGCCCGCGCGCCGATGGTGCATCAGATCGTATCCACCCGGTATCTGCAGCCCGACGTGGCCCGTTGGGCGGTCGATGTGTGGGGGCGAGCGCTCGGTGTGTCCCCCGCACCGGCACCGACGGCGCGTTCGCTCATTGCGTCACCGCAGCTTCGGACCTCGGAGCCGGTGCCGTATGCCGCGGCGACGGGTGCCGCCGGCGCGGCGGCGGCCACCGCGAAAGCGACGTTGGCGCGCGCCACCACGCGCTTCGGGACCTGCCGCCGCTGCCCAGCACGCCGAAACCGCCGCGCCCGAATGCGCCGTCATGGGCCGGCGGGCCAGCGTCGTTCGGCGTCGGCGCCAAAGTGAAGCCCGCAGCGAGGTCGGCGCTGGCCAGCAGTGGACGACTCGTGCCCGGCGCATACCGCGTACAGGGTCCGAAGTATCAGCCGGTGGAGCGACTGGCAGCCCTGGTCCTGACGGGCATGCTGTCGATCATGCTCATTGTGACGATTGGGCAGAAATTTGGTCCGCAGACGCGGCGTTCGGGGAACGTCATCACAACTCGAGCTGAGGCCCCAATGCCCCGTACAGCCACGATCGCACCGGGACCCTCCACCGATTCATCGCCGGCACGATCGGGCCCGGAAACGGCCGCGGCGGCCCCGCACGAGCCTTTCACCAGCGCGACGGAGAGGGCCACCGCACCCAATGTCCCGTTCGTCTCGCCGATGCTGGCCGGTGTGGCGGGTCGCTACCGCGTGACCCAGCGCATCCGCTCCGTGGACGGCAGCTCCAGCTGCGAATCGGTGGCGAGCGCGCTTGGCGTGGGGCGCGAAAGCGAAGAGCGTATCACGCACGTGCCGGGGCGCGCCGCGTTCCGGCTCGATTCGCGCGGCGTCGCGGGAACGCTCGACTCCGAGGGGCGCTTTGTCGCCGGGCCCCTGTCGGGGACCACGAACAACATTCCCTGGCAATTCCGGATGCGCGGTCGCTTTGTGTCCAACGGCTTCATCGGCGAGACGGAGACGTACACGCAGGCGATTCTTCGCTGGGGGCGTACGCAGTCGTGCGTGGTGACCGCCGACTTGAGCGCGATCCGTCTTCCCGAGTGAGCGCCTGACATGACGGCATTCGCCGATCCGCGTGTGCGCATGCGCGACGCGCTGCGCCAGCTCGTGGAACAGGACCCCACCGCGTGGGATGGGCCCTCATTGCTAATCCTGCGCAACCGGCTGCTGGATTTCACCGGCAGTGACGCGCGTCCCCTGGCCGAACTGCTCATCGAAGCGCTGCGCCGCGGCTTCCGTGAGCGACTGCCGGAGGGCGCGTTGGAATCGGCGCGCTGGGACGCGCTGGTGGCGCCGTTCGTGATGCAATGGTCGGCCGAACGGTTCGTGCAGCCGGACATGGCGCGCTGGGCGGTGGAGTGCTGGGGCTACGCGCTGCGTACGATACAACCCGAGCAGCTCCGCATCGCGCCACCGCCCAAGCGAGAGCCGATTGCCGCGCTGGCCGCGCGATTGAATGCGACGGCCGCCTCGAGTGGTGTGCAAGCCGCCCGCAGCGCTGGGCTCCAGCTTGCGGGCGCGCCACGCGCGAACCCGCGCGGGCCTACACGAGCCGCGCCGGCGCGTGTCGTGGCGTCGGGACCAGCGCGCAGCGCCACGCCGTACAAGCCGTACACGCCGTACAGCCCCCGGGCGCGGGTCGCTGCGCCGGCGATGAATCCGTGGATCGCACGCGGCATGGTCGGCGTGCTCGGGCTCATGGGACTGGGTGTGATCGTGCAGGCCGCGATCGCGACCCGGAATGCACCGGCGGTGCCGACGGAGCGTGTCGCGACAGTATCGGTCGCCCCGCCAACCGCCGATGCTCGCGCGGGTGCGGCCAACGCGCTGGTGCCCACGATTTCCAATCGCGTGGTGCCGCCGAGTCTGACCGGCGGCGTGACGATCAATGCACCGGCGAATCCCGGCGTGCCGTCGATCACCCGCGCGATGCTCCCTACCGGCGCCGATAGCGGACGGATGCTGTTCGTCGATCCCGCCCGTCGCGCTGTCGGCGATTCGCGGCAGGCGAACATTCCGATGGTGGCGTCGCAAGCCACGTACGACGAGGTGCACCTCGAGGACGGTACCACGATGCGCGGCCGCGTGGAGATCGTGCGGGCCGGTGCGGTGATCTTCCGCGACTTGCGCACCGGGCTGCGTCACGAGCTGCGCAAGGAAGAGATCAACGAAATCATCACGGAATTCGGGACGCCGGTGCGCTTCCGCGCGAACGCGGTGCGTAGTGCCGGTGGCCCGCCACGTACGCGCGCCATGGTCACGGCCGCGACCAATGCGGGGCTGCGCGCGCGCGGCGTGGGCGGATCCTATCGCATCCGCTACGCAGCGCCGGTAGCGGTGGGCTCCAGCGAATGTGCGTCGGTATGGAGCCGCGCGCCTGATGCGGTGGACCGCGCCATCGTGCGCCATTTGCCGGGCGCCGACACGCTCACGCTGGCTTTCGATGCCGGCGACAATTTTCCGAGCAATGTCGATGCCGACGGATTCTTCGCGTCGACGTTTCGCATCGTGCCCGACCAGGCCCGCACCAGCACCGCGCTCACCACGCGACTCACCGGTCAGTTCCGCGCCAACGGCTCGCTGGCGCTCACGGTGAACATCGTCTTCTTCCGTCGCGTGCGCAGCGGCGCCGATCTGGCCTGCACGGTGACCGTAAAAGCAGAAGGCCAGCGCGAGTCCTAGCGCTGGCCTGTCGTCACACGGTCCCGACGACTACTTCGACTGCACCAGCAATCGATCGAACGATTCGACCTGGGTGGGCCCGAAGCTGGTCACCGTCACACTCTGCTTGGTGGCGGGGTCGTGGAGGACGAGCCGTCCGTCGACATAACGCACCAGCCGGAACGGCACTTCGGGGCCGATGCTCGCGGCACGGCGTTCGCGCGTGAGTGCGCGCATCGCACCGCGGAGAAAATTGTTGGTGCCGGGGCCAAGCTCGGCGGCCACTGTGTTGGTGGTCGCGTCCATCACCGTGATCGCGCCGCCGGGAACGTCGACGAAGCGCAAGGATCGCTCAGCCAGCACGGCCGTCGGAACTTCCCGGAACGCACCGAAGCCAAAAATCCGCGCCGAGATAGCGAGCCCGAACACGAAGACGACCAACGCCGCCGCCATGATAAGCGCCGGCCGGGGAACGATCAGCGGCCGGGCGTCGGGGCGTGCGCCCGGTTCCTGCTCGAAGTGAATGGGCGCGTTCATGCGGGCTGCGGTGCCAAATGTGGGTCACTCGCCGAAGCGCGAGAGGAATCGGCGGGCGCTCGCATCGCGCCTTCGGACGCATCAGCCACGGCCTGTGCCAGCAACGTGCCGATACGCTGCGCGTCGCGCAGTCCGCGCAGTACAGGCTGCGGCTGATTGATCGAAAACACGCGGCAGTGCGGCCACAGCGCGATGTAGGCCAGGCGATTCGGCTTGGTCAGCGTGAGCACCACCTGCCCTGTGCCGTCCTTGAAGACACCGACGCCAGCCGAATCGAGGATCGTGAACGGGACGTTGATCGACATTTCGAAGACCATGCCCAGCCGCAGGACCAGTCGCTGCGAGGTGATGGCGTACCACGATGTCCGGGCAACGACACCCGAGATCACGAAGACGATGGCCAGGACCAGCGCGGACAGCCCGACGCGAACCAGCAGGCTCACCAGAAAGTCCTGCGAGCTGAAGGCCAACGTGGTCGACGTAGCCCACACGATGGTCATCACGGCGAAGTAGGCCGCGAGCAGACGCCAATGAAACACATGCTTGGCGATCGGAAGGGCCTCTGGTGCGCCCTGCCAGAGGATATGCTCCCCCTCCGGCAGCGCGTGCGGCACGCCACGGATGTACTGCGGCGTGCCGTCTGCGCCGGAACTCATATGATCGGCTCGCTCCGTTCGGCCATGGCGTAGAGATGACCGCCGGCGTAGTAGGCGCAAACCATATCTTCTTCGAGGAGCGTGATCTGATCATCGCGCTTCAGGGCCGGCACGTTGGCGAACTGGGCGGCCGTGATCGCCTTCACGAGCAGCTTGTCGTTGCCCCAGAGCCCGAAGTTCGGCCACTGCACGAATCCGGCGGGGAGCATCACGCGCCGCTCGCTGCCGGTCAGCTGCACTTCGTAGTAGGTCACCTGCGGCTCGGCGCGATTCACCCACAGCTCGATCACCGTACCGGCCACCTGCTTGTCAGCCGCTACCACCGGAAGTCCGCGCGGATCCGGATCGCCCTTGGCGATCGAGTACGTCGGATCGAGACGCATAGGCACGATCTTGGCCGTGTTGTGGAACGTCATGTCGGGCGTGTCGGACCGATTGGCCCACGACGAAGGACCGACCCCGTCGATCATCGGATCGCCGGTCGGAATGAGCGCCGACCCGTTGTAGCTATCCGCCGGAACAGCCTTGATATCGGACATCAGTGCGTCCCCTCGCCGCTGGTCGGGCGATGAATGTAGGTCTTCTTTTCGGGCATCGCCGGCCAGCCTTCACGCGGACCCTGAGGCGATTCGAGCGGATACCCTTCGCGCTTGTCTTCCCGACGGATGTAGATGATCAACCCGAAGAAGAACAGCCAGAACGCATACAGTGCGATCTGCGCGCCATCGATGTATTGCATAGGTCGACTCCGGTACGAAGGGTGACGGTCAGGCCGGTAGATCGGCAAGGCCGAAGGACCGCGGCGTCGCATCGGCCGGGGCACGACTGGCCCTCCGACGAGCAACTAACGGCCCGAGTGCGACGAGTGTCGCGAACAGCGAGAAAATCTCGAGGTGATACACCACCGAATACGGCACCGAGGGAACACTCATCCCCGGGCCCAACGCGCCCCGCTCCACCAGATGCGACAGCCAATCTTTGAGGAGCCCACTGAGGGCGAACGACAACCCTTCCGCGGTCGCGAACACCGCGCCCCACGCGCCGAGCGCGATGCCGTGCTGCGACGCGTCCTTCAACTGCATCGCGAACGACAACGTACCGACACCGAACAACCCTTCACCAAAGCCGATCAGCCCGACGCCAATGCGAAAGAGCAGCGCAGAATCGAGCGGCGCGGCGAACACGATCATGGCAAAGCCAATGATGCCGCCCAGCGCGCCAAGGGCGGCCAGCCGGATGGGATCGCGCTGCCGACGCAGCAGCTCGGCCGACAGGGCGAAGGCCGCGACGGCCCCCGCTGCCATGATGGCGGTGAGCATGGTGGTCTGCGACACCGTGAGATGCAGGATCTCACCACCGTACGGCTCCAGCAGGACGTCCTGCAGATTGAACGCGAAGAAGCCGATGCCTGACGCGACCAGCAAACGCACCGCCTGCCCGCCGCCGGCGAAGGTACGCCACGCATCCCGGAAGCGTGGCCGGATCTCGTCCTTCGTGTATTCCACGACGCCCTTCACGCGCGCTTCCTGTTTCCACAGGGAGACCGCGTTACAGATCACGGTGAAGACCGCCGTCCCCTGGATGACCTGAATCAGCTTGAGCGGTGTGAAGTCGCGCAGGAACTGCTCGAGGACGAGCGCCGAGATCAACGTGCCGAGCAGCATCATGAGATACATGAGCGCAATCACGCGCGGGCGCTTGTCCTCACGCACCACATCGGTCGCCAGCGCGAGGCCGGCCGTCTGTGTGGTGTGGGCACCAGCACCGACGAGCAGGAAGGCCAGCGCCGTGCCGGCGTATCCGATCCAGGCCGGCCCCCGTCCACCATGCTCGGACAGCACGAGCAGCGCGAACGGCATGATGGCCAGGCCACCGAACTGCAACTGGGTGCCGAGCCAGAGGTACGGCACCCGCTTCCAGCCGAGGATGCTGCGATGCGTATCGGAGCGGAAGCCGACCAGCGCCCGCAGCGGCGCCACGAGCAACGGGATCGCGAGCATGATCGCCACCAACGACGCGGGGACGTTGAGCTCGAGGATCATGACACGATTGAGCGTGCCGACGAACAACGTCTGCACCATGCCGACCGACAGCTGAAAGAGCGCCAGTCGCATGAGGCGCGACAATGGCACCTCGGCGGTGGCGACATCGGCAAAGGGCATGAATCGACCCGAGAGGCTCGACAACCCTTTGACGAAGACATCTGCTGGATTTGGCATATCGTGTGTTCGCGCCTACCAGACGGGCTGCATACGCACATCGGCCGGCAACGCCTGACGATGTGGGGGACGGAGATACAGCTGCACGAAGGTGAGCGCATTCGCTCCCTTGAGCAGCACCACCTTGACCTTCGAGAAGAACCCGCCTGCCGCCTCGGCCTTCCGCATGGCATCCGTGTTGCGCCACATCCGGTCCATCAACGCCCAGAAGGCCTCGCTCTCGGTATCCACCGTATCGGGAAACACCTGACGGCTGATCTGGTTCGTGAGCGTGATGACGCGACGATCGTAGTCGTCGACATCGATGCCCATATGCTTGAAGAACGGCGCGCGCGCGTGGTCGCGCACGTACATGGTGCAGAACACGGCCAGCAGGAAGAAGCGGATCCAGAGCTTATTGCGCCCTTCCAACAGTTCTGGGTTGGAGCGCATCAGCACGGCAAACGCCTCACCGTGACGGAACTCGTCGAGGCACCAGTTCTCGAACCACTTGAAGATCGGGTGGAAACGCTTGTCTGGCTGCTTCTCGAAGTTGCGGAAGATCGTCACATATCGCGCGTACCCGATCTTCTCGGAGAGGTACGTCGCGTAGTAGATGAACTTCGGCTGGAAGAACGTGTACTTCTTCGCCTTCGTGAGGAAACTGAGATCGACGGCGACGTCGAAATCGTTCAACGTGTGATTGATGAAGCCGGCGTGCCGTCCTTCGTCCCGGCTCATGAAGCCGAAGAGCTCGCGGACTTCCGGATTCTTGATCCGCTTCTTGATCTCGGCGTACAGAATGCACCCACTGAATTCCGCCGTCACCGACGACACGAGGAATTCGATGAACTGCTCGCGCAGTTCGGGGTCCATCGCCGAAAGATCCGCGTCGAATTCTTCGTTGCGCTTGAAGTGGTTCTTGTTGGGATCCCGACGGAACTCCGCCAGGATGTCATCCCACATCTGCTGGTGCTCGGTCTTGATCTTGAGGGCGTCGATCTTCGCGAAATCCGTGGTATAAAACCTCGGGCTCAGAATCGCGTCCTGCTGGGCGTTCTTGGTGCTGTCGTTCACGTTGTCATACGCGCGAACGGGCAACTCGGTAGCGGTAGGGTACATAAGTGGGTCTGTTTCCTCAGCCTTCGAAGCCGACGTCGTACAGTTCGTAGAGCTCGGTGCCGCCGGTCAATTTCACGAACTGCCGACGCAACCAGCTGGCGCGCTGCACGGTGGCCCGGGAGGAATACGTGCGCTGCGTTCCGAACGGAATGCGCGTCGGCGTATTGTGGACCAGCACCTCATCACCGGGATCGACTTCCACGCCGTCCAGATCAACATGCGCGTGAAAGTGATCGTGCGTCGACTCGAGATCGATCGTACACGCCACCTCCACCTTGCGCTGCATCACGAACCACGCGCCGGCCGAGGCCGCGCCGATCCCTGCCAGTATCCAACCCAAACCATCGATCACGTCGTTCCCTCGAAACCAGAAGTCGTCAGCGCCGCGGGGCGTGTGAGCCCCCCAACGAACTGTGGTGCAACGCAATGGCCATGGAACGATAAAATCCACGCTCCACGAGCCGTGTCCCAACCATACCCCACGTATCAAGGACCGGCGAGCCCAGAAGCCCCGTCCGGAACGCCCTTTCCGACACCGGCACGATCGCCGGCGCCCGGTCGGCCCGCGGAAACAGCCGCCCGACCGCCCGAAGGGCCACCAGCAACGGCGTGCCTGGCACCACGGTAATCAGCATACGCTCGCGAACCCGCGGGGCCAGAGTACCCAGGGCGGCGATCATCTCGGGGAGATCGTAGTGGATCAGGGAGTCCATCGCCACCAGATGGTCGAACGTACCAAGGGACGGATCCAGCATATCCCCGCTTCGGAAGTCGATGTCGACGCCCTCGGCTTCCGCCCGCTCCCGCGCATGGTCGACCAGCGTGGGCGACAAGTCGATCGCGACCACCTCGGCCCCCCGCTTGGCCAGATCAATGGCGAGCGTACCCGTGCCGCAGCCCGCATCGAGGATGCGCACGCCGTGCAGGTCGGGACTCAACCAGGCCAGAAGGGTGTGCCGCATCTGATCTCGACCGGCGCGCACCGACGCCCGGATCTTGGAGACCGGCGCATCGGAGGTGAGCGTCTTCCACGCCGTTGCCGCCGTGCGATCAAAATATTCCCCGATCCAGGCCCGCCGCTCGAGGTACGACACCGATGTGGCGTGCGAACCCCCAGGTGACGTTCCGTCGAACGACGGACCTGGATTCGTGGAAACCTCAGGAGAGATGCGAGTGGCCATTAGTCCAACCCCAAAAGGTCGAAGATCTCGCGATCCTTGAGTGGATTCGCGGGCAACGGTACCACGTCATCGAGCATGCGCGAGGCCAGCAGCATGTACTGCTCCTGTGCCGCGATCACTTCCGGTGAATCTTCCATCTCGAAAATCGTGCACTTCTTCAGGCGACTACGGCGGATCGCATCGATGTCCTGGAAGTGCGCCATCGTTTTCAGACCCACCGCGTTGTTGAAGCGATCGATCTCGTTCGTATCCTTGGACCGATTGGCGACCACGCCCCCCAGTCGCACCTTGTAGTTCTTGGACTTCGCTTGAATCGCGGCAATGATGCGGTTCATCGCGAAGATGGAATCGAAATCGTTGGCCGTGACGATCAGGCAATAGTGCGCATGCTGGAGCGGCGCGGCGAACCCGCCGCACACGACGTCGCCGAGCACGTCGAAGATCACGACATCGGTGTCTTCGAGCAGATGATGCTCCTTCAGCAGCTTCACCGTCTGGCCGGTCACGTAGCCACCGCAGCCGGTGCCGGCCGGCGGACCGCCCGCCTCGATACACTGCACGCCGTTGTAGCCCTCGAACATGAAGTCTTCGGGGCGCAACTCTTCAGAATGGAAGTCGACCGATTCGAGCACGTCGATCACGGTCGGCACCATCTTCTTGGTGAGCGTGAACGTGGAGTCGTGCTTCGGATCGCATCCGATCTGGAGGACGCGCTTGCCCAGACGCGAGAACGCGGCCGACAGATTCGAGGACGTGGTGCTCTTGCCGATGCCGCCCTTGCCATACACGGCAATGACCAACGCACCGTCGATCTTGGTGTTCTCGTCGAGGTGCACTTGCAGGCTACCTTCGCCGTCACCCACGGCGTCGAGAATCGGCAGTCGGGTCGCGGTCATCGTGTTACTCCGGTCGTATGGCTAATCATGCGTACACCCCCTCCAGACGGTCTTCGAGGTCCGCTGCCGCATTGCGCAGCGCCTCGAGCGTCGCTTCATCGGGGGACCAGAACCCGCGGTCGTTCGCTTCCAGCAGACGCTGCGCCAACCCCGACGCGGCATCCGGATTCGCCTGAGCGAGACGCTCGCGCATGGCATCATCGAGCACAAAGGTCTTCGTCGCTTCAGCGTACACCCACTCGGGCACGGCGCCCTTGCCGCCCGTCGCCGACCAGCCGAACGTGGTGATCACGTGGCCCGCGATGTTACGCGCGCCTTCGTAGCCGTACTCCAGCTGGCTCTCGTACCACCGCGGGTTGAGCAGCTTGGTGCGCGACTCGAGTTCGACCTGTTCGGTCAGCGTGCGCACCTTGCCCTGCGCGTTGTTGTAGTCGCCCACGTACACGGCCGGCGCTTCACCGCCACGCTGCTGCGCGATCACGCGCGTCATGCCACCCAGCGACTCGACGTACTGGTCGATGTCGGTGGCGCCGAGGTCGACGGAGTCGAGCCCTTGGAACGACAGCGTGGCCTGCCCAAGCGCCCGCTTCATCAGCGCCGGCTGGCACGACGGACGGCCGTCGGTGCCGTACGCGAAGCCCTTCCGCTGCACGAACAGATCGGCCAACTCGTCTTCCTTCTCCCACTTGCCGGTGTCG
This region of Gemmatimonas groenlandica genomic DNA includes:
- a CDS encoding BCD family MFS transporter, coding for MPNPADVFVKGLSSLSGRFMPFADVATAEVPLSRLMRLALFQLSVGMVQTLFVGTLNRVMILELNVPASLVAIMLAIPLLVAPLRALVGFRSDTHRSILGWKRVPYLWLGTQLQFGGLAIMPFALLVLSEHGGRGPAWIGYAGTALAFLLVGAGAHTTQTAGLALATDVVREDKRPRVIALMYLMMLLGTLISALVLEQFLRDFTPLKLIQVIQGTAVFTVICNAVSLWKQEARVKGVVEYTKDEIRPRFRDAWRTFAGGGQAVRLLVASGIGFFAFNLQDVLLEPYGGEILHLTVSQTTMLTAIMAAGAVAAFALSAELLRRQRDPIRLAALGALGGIIGFAMIVFAAPLDSALLFRIGVGLIGFGEGLFGVGTLSFAMQLKDASQHGIALGAWGAVFATAEGLSFALSGLLKDWLSHLVERGALGPGMSVPSVPYSVVYHLEIFSLFATLVALGPLVARRRASRAPADATPRSFGLADLPA
- the acsF gene encoding magnesium-protoporphyrin IX monomethyl ester (oxidative) cyclase, coding for MYPTATELPVRAYDNVNDSTKNAQQDAILSPRFYTTDFAKIDALKIKTEHQQMWDDILAEFRRDPNKNHFKRNEEFDADLSAMDPELREQFIEFLVSSVTAEFSGCILYAEIKKRIKNPEVRELFGFMSRDEGRHAGFINHTLNDFDVAVDLSFLTKAKKYTFFQPKFIYYATYLSEKIGYARYVTIFRNFEKQPDKRFHPIFKWFENWCLDEFRHGEAFAVLMRSNPELLEGRNKLWIRFFLLAVFCTMYVRDHARAPFFKHMGIDVDDYDRRVITLTNQISRQVFPDTVDTESEAFWALMDRMWRNTDAMRKAEAAGGFFSKVKVVLLKGANALTFVQLYLRPPHRQALPADVRMQPVW
- the bchM gene encoding magnesium protoporphyrin IX methyltransferase, which encodes MATRISPEVSTNPGPSFDGTSPGGSHATSVSYLERRAWIGEYFDRTAATAWKTLTSDAPVSKIRASVRAGRDQMRHTLLAWLSPDLHGVRILDAGCGTGTLAIDLAKRGAEVVAIDLSPTLVDHARERAEAEGVDIDFRSGDMLDPSLGTFDHLVAMDSLIHYDLPEMIAALGTLAPRVRERMLITVVPGTPLLVALRAVGRLFPRADRAPAIVPVSERAFRTGLLGSPVLDTWGMVGTRLVERGFYRSMAIALHHSSLGGSHAPRR
- the bchL gene encoding ferredoxin:protochlorophyllide reductase (ATP-dependent) iron-sulfur ATP-binding protein; translated protein: MTATRLPILDAVGDGEGSLQVHLDENTKIDGALVIAVYGKGGIGKSTTSSNLSAAFSRLGKRVLQIGCDPKHDSTFTLTKKMVPTVIDVLESVDFHSEELRPEDFMFEGYNGVQCIEAGGPPAGTGCGGYVTGQTVKLLKEHHLLEDTDVVIFDVLGDVVCGGFAAPLQHAHYCLIVTANDFDSIFAMNRIIAAIQAKSKNYKVRLGGVVANRSKDTNEIDRFNNAVGLKTMAHFQDIDAIRRSRLKKCTIFEMEDSPEVIAAQEQYMLLASRMLDDVVPLPANPLKDREIFDLLGLD